The Argopecten irradians isolate NY chromosome 4, Ai_NY, whole genome shotgun sequence genome has a window encoding:
- the LOC138321275 gene encoding perlucin-like codes for MPKNGLCFVFLALISATKVSGCHDGWISYRESCYFFSRDTDNWAMANFNCQLFHSELVSITDADENKFLQAELRRLHQFDPHKNTMCYFTSGTDMHVEGQWEWATTQQRFTFTDWYPGEPNNDDYGVIENCLCLYGHYDFHWNDQPCELQNHFICRTEQTHQHNEIIG; via the exons CCACTAAAGTAAGTGGATGTCACGACGGCTGGATATCCTACAGAGAGTCATGCTACTTTTTCTCGAGAGATACTGACAACTGGGCCATGGCCAAC TTCAACTGTCAATTATTTCACAGTGAGCTAGTGTCTATTACTGATGCTGATGAAAATAAGTTTCTGCAAGCTGAACTCAGACGACTTCATCAATTCG acCCACACAAGAATACCATGTGCTACTTTACCAGTGGAACAGACATGCATGTAGAAGGCCAGTGGGAGTGGGCTACTACTCAACAGAGATTTACTTTCACTGACTGGTATCCTGGGGAGCCGAATAATGATGACTATGGCGTAATTGAAAACTGCCTTTGTTTGTACGGCCATTACGATTTCCATTGGAACGATCAACCATGTGAGCTCCAAAATCACTTCATTTGCCGGACGGAACA AACTCACCAACACAACGAAATAATTGGTTAA